Proteins from a genomic interval of Bacteroidota bacterium:
- a CDS encoding VOC family protein → MLTSYPITNLVFFVKDLEQTRQFYSNVLGMEMQETAGHEGAFLTAESGSLILVFIPAEEAPGQSPVVVFGLDGGIEDLVEALVKQNVEIVVPVSEAPDGGLTADFVDPDGHVLSLYQPADAPRRREKA, encoded by the coding sequence ATGTTGACTTCCTATCCGATTACCAACCTGGTATTCTTTGTAAAAGACCTCGAGCAGACGCGTCAGTTTTACAGCAACGTGCTTGGCATGGAAATGCAGGAGACCGCCGGCCACGAAGGTGCATTCCTGACTGCAGAGTCTGGCTCATTGATTCTTGTGTTTATTCCTGCAGAAGAAGCACCAGGGCAGAGCCCAGTTGTCGTTTTTGGGCTTGATGGCGGTATCGAAGACCTCGTCGAAGCCCTTGTGAAGCAGAATGTTGAAATCGTTGTGCCAGTGAGTGAAGCGCCAGACGGCGGATTGACCGCTGATTTCGTTGATCCGGACGGGCACGTGCTTAGCCTGTATCAGCCGGCTGATGCACCGCGCCGGCGCGAAAAAGCATAG